In Pseudomonas fluorescens, the following are encoded in one genomic region:
- a CDS encoding histidine kinase gives MANEMSANELSQCATLINASVSNVFKGLNDMSAAVLSIWEHTCSKKERPGQGDLKPLLPIIRQILNSENLKFHGAGVVFAPGELEGREMHLEWWCRTQKEEIKPLTLNFNSRSDRFYDYLHMPWYTRPQQTRQPSIDGPFVDLYGTEQYIVAFSVPIFFADRFIGVAAADISLHSLEPLLVRSLMRVSNEALLLNAEGRVLAANTPSWLAGDLIRGTLSLDKEQGRVLSLIDTSSYWSVVERPVPRF, from the coding sequence ATGGCTAACGAAATGTCAGCAAACGAGCTGTCCCAATGTGCCACGTTAATCAATGCTTCCGTAAGTAACGTATTCAAGGGGCTCAACGATATGAGCGCCGCGGTATTGAGCATTTGGGAGCATACGTGTAGCAAAAAGGAGCGCCCCGGCCAAGGCGACCTGAAGCCATTGCTGCCGATTATTCGGCAAATCCTGAACTCGGAGAACCTCAAGTTTCATGGTGCCGGCGTGGTATTCGCTCCTGGTGAGCTGGAAGGCCGCGAAATGCATCTGGAATGGTGGTGCCGAACCCAAAAAGAAGAAATCAAGCCTCTGACGCTGAATTTTAATAGCCGTAGCGACCGTTTTTACGATTACCTGCACATGCCTTGGTACACCCGCCCCCAGCAAACCCGGCAGCCCTCCATAGACGGCCCGTTTGTGGATTTGTACGGCACGGAGCAGTACATCGTTGCGTTCTCGGTTCCTATTTTTTTCGCAGATCGCTTCATTGGTGTAGCTGCTGCCGATATTTCTCTGCACTCCTTGGAGCCCTTGCTCGTGCGCAGCCTTATGCGAGTCAGTAATGAGGCGTTGTTACTCAACGCCGAAGGAAGAGTGCTGGCGGCTAACACACCGAGTTGGCTGGCCGGTGATTTGATCCGAGGCACCCTGAGCCTGGACAAAGAACAGGGTCGCGTCCTGAGCCTTATCGACACATCGTCATATTGGAGCGTCGTAGAGCGGCCTGTCCCAAGGTTTTGA
- a CDS encoding aspartate aminotransferase family protein, with product MNRSYLSLAEKDVQHQLHPYTDARLHQEVGPLIIERGEGVYVYDNQGKRYLEAMSGLWSVALGFSNERLIKAAEQQLRKLPFYHLFSHKAHTPSIELAEKLIELAPVPMSKVFFTNSGSEANDTVVKMIWYRNNAIGKPGKKKFISRHNAYHGITAVSASLTGLQVNQRGFDVPLPGFFHVACPHHYRNAKPGETEEQFADRLAIELENVILREGPETVAAFYGEPLMGAGGVIVPPRTYWDKIQAVCRKYDVLVVADEVICGFGRTGKMFGCETFGIKPDVMVVSKQLSSSYQPIAAVLINDKVFEGIADQSHTFGTLGHGFTGSGHPVATAVALENIKIIQEDRLVERACELGEQLQAGLAQFADHPLVGEVRGCGLIAAVELVADRRTKEPLDTVGKLGRYLAGRAQEYGMITRAMGDSIAFCPPLISTTEEIQFVVDTFSRALDDTDRWFGLGVNQSMWHQWEGYTHNS from the coding sequence ATGAATCGCTCGTATCTTTCGCTCGCCGAAAAGGATGTTCAGCATCAACTGCACCCCTACACGGATGCGCGACTGCACCAGGAAGTAGGCCCGCTGATCATCGAGCGTGGCGAAGGCGTTTACGTCTATGACAATCAGGGCAAGCGTTATCTTGAAGCAATGTCGGGTCTTTGGAGTGTGGCGCTTGGTTTCAGTAATGAGCGCCTGATCAAGGCGGCAGAGCAACAGCTACGCAAACTGCCCTTTTATCACCTCTTCAGCCACAAGGCTCACACGCCCAGTATCGAATTGGCCGAGAAGCTGATCGAACTCGCCCCGGTGCCGATGAGCAAAGTCTTCTTCACTAACTCAGGCTCTGAAGCCAACGACACCGTCGTCAAGATGATCTGGTATCGCAACAATGCCATCGGCAAGCCTGGCAAAAAGAAGTTCATCAGCCGTCACAATGCGTATCACGGCATTACTGCTGTCAGCGCCAGTTTGACCGGGCTGCAGGTGAATCAACGTGGTTTTGATGTGCCGTTGCCCGGCTTCTTTCACGTTGCTTGTCCGCACCACTATCGCAATGCCAAACCTGGCGAGACCGAGGAACAATTTGCTGATCGCCTGGCAATCGAACTGGAAAATGTCATCCTCCGGGAGGGCCCGGAAACAGTAGCCGCTTTTTACGGCGAACCGCTGATGGGGGCGGGCGGCGTGATCGTGCCTCCGCGCACATATTGGGACAAGATTCAAGCGGTGTGCCGCAAATATGACGTGCTGGTCGTTGCGGATGAAGTGATTTGCGGCTTTGGTCGTACCGGTAAAATGTTTGGCTGCGAAACCTTCGGCATCAAGCCGGATGTAATGGTGGTTTCCAAGCAACTATCTTCTTCGTATCAACCGATCGCGGCAGTCCTGATCAACGATAAGGTCTTCGAGGGGATCGCCGATCAGAGCCACACCTTCGGTACTCTGGGCCATGGCTTCACCGGCAGCGGCCACCCGGTTGCGACTGCAGTTGCGCTGGAAAACATAAAGATCATCCAGGAAGATCGGCTTGTTGAGCGCGCCTGCGAGTTGGGCGAACAACTTCAGGCCGGACTGGCTCAATTTGCTGATCATCCGTTGGTAGGGGAGGTCAGGGGCTGTGGACTGATCGCCGCTGTGGAGCTCGTTGCGGATCGTCGGACAAAGGAGCCGCTGGATACGGTTGGGAAGCTGGGGCGCTACCTGGCGGGACGTGCGCAGGAGTACGGCATGATCACAAGGGCGATGGGAGACTCGATTGCATTCTGTCCACCACTGATATCCACGACAGAAGAAATACAGTTTGTGGTTGATACGTTTAGCCGTGCACTCGACGACACTGACCGTTGGTTTGGTCTGGGTGTCAACCAAAGCATGTGGCATCAGTGGGAGGGCTACACGCACAACTCCTGA
- the gabD gene encoding NADP-dependent succinate-semialdehyde dehydrogenase, with translation MQLNDPKLFRQQAYIDGAWADADSGQTLMVNNPATGEIIGSVPKMGATETRRAIEAADKALPAWRALTAKERANKLRKWFDLMMANQEDLARLMTLEQGKPLTESRGEIAYAASFLEWFGEEAKRVYGDMIPGHQVDKRLMVLKQPIGVTAAITPWNFPSAMITRKAGPALAAGCTMVLKPASQTPYSALALAELAERAGIPKGVFSVVTGSAGEVGSELTGNPLVRKLTFTGSTEIGRQLMIECAKDIKKVSLELGGNAPFIVFDDADLDAAVEGALISKYRNNGQTCVCANRLYIQDGIYDAFVDKLTSAVAKLNIGNGLENGITTGPLIDAKAMAKVQEHIEDAVSKGARVVAGGKPHALGGTFFEPTVLVDVPRNAAVAKEETFGPLAPLFRFKDEADVIAMANDTEFGLASYFYARDLSRVFRVGEALEYGIVGVNTGIISNEVAPFGGIKASGLGREGSKYGIEDYLEIKYLCIGV, from the coding sequence GTGCAACTCAACGATCCGAAACTGTTCCGCCAGCAAGCCTATATCGACGGTGCCTGGGCAGATGCTGACAGTGGTCAGACCCTCATGGTCAACAACCCGGCCACCGGTGAAATCATTGGCAGCGTGCCGAAGATGGGGGCGACCGAAACCCGTCGTGCCATTGAAGCCGCTGACAAGGCGCTACCGGCCTGGCGCGCCCTGACCGCCAAGGAGCGCGCCAACAAGCTTCGCAAGTGGTTCGACCTGATGATGGCCAACCAGGAAGACCTGGCCCGCCTGATGACCCTGGAGCAAGGCAAGCCACTGACCGAGTCCCGTGGCGAAATCGCTTATGCCGCTTCCTTTCTGGAGTGGTTCGGCGAAGAGGCCAAGCGCGTGTATGGCGACATGATCCCCGGTCACCAGGTCGACAAGCGCCTGATGGTGCTCAAGCAGCCGATCGGTGTCACCGCCGCCATCACTCCGTGGAACTTCCCTTCGGCGATGATCACCCGCAAGGCCGGTCCGGCCCTGGCCGCCGGCTGCACCATGGTCCTCAAGCCGGCCTCGCAAACGCCTTACTCGGCCCTGGCCTTGGCCGAGCTGGCCGAGCGCGCCGGCATTCCGAAAGGCGTGTTCAGCGTGGTCACCGGCAGTGCCGGCGAAGTCGGCAGCGAGCTGACCGGTAACCCGCTCGTGCGCAAGCTGACCTTCACCGGCTCCACCGAAATCGGCCGCCAGCTGATGATCGAGTGCGCCAAGGACATCAAGAAGGTGTCGCTGGAACTGGGCGGCAATGCACCCTTCATCGTCTTCGATGACGCCGACCTGGATGCGGCCGTCGAGGGCGCGCTGATCTCCAAGTACCGCAACAACGGCCAGACCTGCGTCTGCGCCAACCGCCTGTATATCCAGGACGGCATCTACGATGCCTTCGTCGACAAGCTCACCTCGGCCGTGGCCAAGTTGAACATTGGTAATGGCCTGGAAAACGGCATCACCACCGGCCCCCTGATCGACGCCAAAGCTATGGCCAAGGTTCAGGAACACATTGAAGATGCTGTGAGCAAAGGCGCTCGCGTGGTCGCCGGCGGCAAGCCGCACGCCCTGGGCGGGACCTTCTTCGAGCCGACCGTGCTGGTTGATGTACCGCGCAACGCCGCCGTCGCCAAGGAAGAAACCTTCGGCCCACTGGCGCCGCTGTTCCGCTTCAAGGATGAAGCCGATGTGATCGCCATGGCCAACGATACCGAATTCGGCCTGGCGTCTTACTTCTATGCTCGGGACTTGAGCCGGGTGTTCCGTGTGGGCGAAGCGCTGGAATACGGCATTGTCGGCGTCAACACCGGGATCATCTCCAACGAAGTCGCGCCGTTCGGTGGCATCAAGGCTTCGGGTCTGGGCCGTGAAGGCTCCAAGTACGGCATTGAGGACTACTTGGAAATCAAATACCTCTGTATCGGCGTGTAA
- the lhgO gene encoding L-2-hydroxyglutarate oxidase, giving the protein MAAYDFIIIGGGIVGMSTAMQLAQVYPDAKILLLEKESGPAKHQTGHNSGVIHAGVYYTPGSLKARFCLEGNKATKAFCDKHGIPFDECGKLLVATNELEMQRMSALWDRTEANGLRRAWLSAAELREREPNIVGLGGIYVPSSGIVNYAEVTAAMGREFEAAGGEIRYNSEVVAIGERPDEVVVRTDTLEHHGRFLITCSGLMADRVVRMLGIKPNFIICPFRGEYYLLPKQHNQIVNHLIYPIPDPSMPFLGVHLTRMIDGTVTVGPNAVLAMKREGYRKTDFSLSDMFETLTTPGILKVLMKNLRPGLIEMKNSLFKGGYLKEVQKYCPSINKSDLTAYPAGVRAQAVSLDGKLIDDFLFVNTARSVSVCNAPSPAATSAIPIGAYIVDKVREQLASTGVSFVKPANSTRTAPMAASGVTR; this is encoded by the coding sequence ATGGCTGCGTACGACTTCATCATCATCGGTGGCGGCATTGTGGGTATGTCCACGGCCATGCAACTGGCCCAGGTTTACCCGGACGCAAAAATCCTCTTGCTGGAGAAAGAGTCCGGCCCCGCCAAGCACCAGACCGGCCACAACAGTGGCGTAATCCATGCTGGCGTCTACTACACCCCGGGCAGTCTGAAGGCGCGCTTCTGCCTGGAAGGTAACAAGGCCACCAAGGCCTTCTGCGACAAGCACGGCATCCCTTTTGATGAGTGCGGCAAGCTGCTGGTGGCCACCAACGAGCTGGAAATGCAGCGCATGAGCGCGTTGTGGGACCGCACCGAAGCCAATGGACTGAGGCGTGCATGGCTTTCGGCCGCCGAGCTGCGCGAGCGCGAGCCGAACATCGTCGGCCTGGGCGGCATCTACGTGCCTTCGAGCGGCATTGTGAACTACGCCGAGGTCACTGCGGCCATGGGCCGAGAATTCGAGGCCGCCGGTGGTGAGATCCGCTACAACAGCGAAGTCGTCGCCATCGGCGAGCGCCCCGATGAAGTCGTGGTCCGCACCGACACCCTGGAGCACCACGGGCGCTTCCTGATCACCTGCTCGGGCCTGATGGCTGACCGCGTGGTGCGTATGCTCGGGATCAAGCCCAACTTCATCATCTGCCCGTTCCGCGGCGAGTATTACCTGCTGCCCAAACAGCATAATCAGATCGTCAACCACCTGATCTATCCGATCCCGGATCCGTCCATGCCATTTCTCGGCGTGCACCTGACCCGCATGATCGACGGCACCGTCACTGTCGGCCCCAACGCAGTGCTGGCGATGAAGCGCGAAGGCTATCGCAAGACCGATTTTTCGCTGTCGGACATGTTCGAAACCCTGACCACCCCGGGCATTCTGAAGGTGCTGATGAAGAACCTGCGCCCCGGCCTGATCGAGATGAAGAACTCACTGTTCAAGGGCGGCTACCTGAAGGAAGTGCAGAAGTACTGCCCGAGCATCAACAAGAGCGACCTCACCGCCTACCCGGCCGGTGTGCGCGCCCAGGCTGTCTCGCTTGACGGCAAGTTGATCGACGATTTCCTGTTCGTCAATACCGCCCGTAGCGTCAGCGTCTGCAACGCCCCGTCGCCTGCAGCGACCTCCGCCATCCCGATCGGCGCATACATCGTCGACAAGGTCCGTGAGCAGCTAGCAAGCACTGGTGTCAGTTTTGTCAAACCCGCCAACTCCACTCGGACCGCCCCGATGGCGGCTTCCGGCGTAACCCGCTAA
- the glaH gene encoding glutarate dioxygenase GlaH, with product MNAFTQIQDLVIPLPSECKGFTLTPSSQSPRLLELKFAKQTVDAFIKAVTQWPVQALEYKSFLRFRVGQILDELCEGTLRPVLINTILDRATGGMLITPEGLNEVSQADDMVKFSSAVAHLIGRSNFDAMSGQFYARFAVVNTDNSDSYLRQPHRVMELHNDGTFVQERTDYVLMMKIDEQNMEGGNTLLLHLDDWGDLNHYYTHPLARREMRFTAPPSKNVREDVFHAVFDNDAEGRPTMRYIDQFVQPKDFEEGIWLTAMSESLEGSQEKVSVPVPVGSFVLVNNMFWLHGRDRFTAHPGLRRELMRQRGYISYQKTMYQRGQ from the coding sequence ATGAACGCCTTTACGCAAATTCAGGACCTTGTGATACCACTGCCATCGGAGTGCAAGGGTTTCACTCTCACCCCTTCCAGCCAGTCACCGCGCCTGCTTGAGCTGAAATTTGCCAAGCAAACCGTCGACGCGTTCATAAAGGCGGTGACGCAATGGCCGGTCCAGGCTCTGGAGTACAAATCGTTCCTGCGCTTCCGGGTTGGCCAGATACTTGACGAGCTGTGCGAAGGCACCCTGCGCCCGGTGTTGATCAACACCATTCTCGACCGCGCCACCGGCGGCATGCTGATCACGCCGGAGGGGTTGAACGAAGTGTCCCAGGCCGATGACATGGTCAAGTTTTCCTCGGCCGTCGCGCACTTGATCGGTCGCTCCAACTTCGATGCCATGAGCGGCCAGTTCTACGCGCGCTTTGCAGTGGTCAACACCGACAACTCCGACAGCTACCTGCGCCAGCCACACCGGGTCATGGAACTGCACAACGACGGCACATTTGTTCAGGAGCGCACTGACTATGTGCTGATGATGAAGATCGACGAGCAGAACATGGAGGGTGGCAACACCCTGCTGCTGCACCTGGACGATTGGGGAGACCTGAACCATTACTACACGCATCCGCTTGCCCGCCGTGAAATGCGCTTCACCGCGCCACCGAGCAAGAACGTGCGTGAAGACGTGTTCCATGCGGTGTTCGACAACGACGCCGAAGGCCGCCCGACGATGCGCTACATCGACCAGTTCGTGCAGCCCAAGGACTTTGAGGAAGGCATTTGGCTGACCGCCATGAGCGAATCCCTGGAAGGCAGTCAGGAGAAGGTTTCGGTACCGGTGCCGGTCGGAAGCTTCGTGCTCGTCAACAACATGTTCTGGCTGCACGGTCGTGACCGCTTCACCGCCCACCCGGGCCTGCGTCGTGAGCTGATGCGTCAGCGCGGCTACATCAGCTACCAAAAAACCATGTACCAGCGCGGCCAGTAA
- the csiR gene encoding DNA-binding transcriptional regulator CsiR — protein sequence MDSLTPKQNYAFSGYERLKQDIIRGVFKPGEKLLMSGLKERYDLGVGPLREALSQLVAEHLVVVISQKGYRVAPMSLKEMQDIYDARANLEAMIVGLAIERGDDAWEAQILAQSHTLSKVMDVKTREQVLDVWDERHKAFHTAIATGCGSKHLLQARGYLFDQAERYRHLWLTQTVFSEEALALKRKEHAALVEAILARDAPRASTMMRTHLMTPVPIIAEIMLVQGMGSAA from the coding sequence TTGGATAGCCTCACCCCCAAGCAGAACTATGCATTCAGCGGGTATGAGCGACTCAAACAGGACATCATTCGCGGGGTCTTCAAGCCCGGAGAGAAGCTCCTCATGAGTGGGCTCAAGGAGCGTTATGACTTGGGGGTTGGCCCGCTGCGAGAGGCGCTTTCGCAATTGGTGGCCGAACATCTGGTGGTGGTGATCAGCCAGAAGGGCTACCGGGTCGCGCCCATGTCGTTGAAAGAAATGCAGGACATCTACGATGCCCGCGCCAACCTCGAGGCGATGATCGTAGGCTTGGCCATTGAGCGCGGTGACGACGCTTGGGAGGCGCAGATCCTTGCCCAGTCCCATACCCTCTCGAAAGTTATGGATGTCAAAACCCGAGAGCAGGTCTTGGATGTCTGGGACGAACGGCACAAGGCCTTCCACACGGCTATTGCTACCGGTTGTGGTTCAAAACACCTGTTACAGGCACGTGGCTATCTATTTGATCAGGCCGAACGCTACCGCCACCTTTGGCTGACCCAGACGGTTTTCTCCGAAGAAGCCCTGGCGTTGAAGCGCAAGGAACATGCTGCGCTGGTTGAAGCTATTCTGGCGCGCGATGCGCCACGGGCCAGCACCATGATGCGCACTCACCTGATGACGCCGGTACCGATCATCGCCGAGATTATGTTGGTGCAAGGAATGGGCAGTGCCGCGTGA
- a CDS encoding cyclase family protein → MTAAVPKMDDFLKDAPSNWGKWGAEDEVGSLNYLTAQEVMRGVAHIKTGSVFTLQRMIGDPAGDPVWPGRTPAERTMVLDESSWDNDHGPCYPGGLHYADDKIDAFLQGSTQYDALGHLWYGGKIWNGYDARTTVGGLDKASVAPIGERGVVGRGVLLDMARHRGKRMLDKGETFTHMDLMACAEAQGHTIEPHDILIIRTNFLQAFYEQGEAFYDGFCEPGLTYSEELVRWFHDKEIPNLVTDTIANEVTTDPVSGVALPLHCALMRNLGIAFTEICDLEKLAESCAKDRQYTFLYVAAPLKVHRAAGSPVNPVVIK, encoded by the coding sequence ATGACTGCTGCAGTTCCTAAGATGGATGATTTTTTGAAGGACGCTCCTTCTAACTGGGGCAAGTGGGGCGCGGAAGATGAAGTTGGCTCTCTGAATTACCTGACCGCGCAAGAAGTCATGCGCGGGGTTGCGCATATTAAGACGGGAAGCGTATTTACTTTACAGCGTATGATCGGTGATCCCGCAGGCGATCCGGTTTGGCCAGGCCGTACCCCGGCGGAACGTACTATGGTTCTCGATGAGTCAAGCTGGGACAATGATCATGGCCCATGTTATCCCGGCGGGTTGCACTACGCTGATGACAAGATCGACGCGTTCCTGCAAGGCTCCACGCAATATGATGCGCTTGGCCACCTCTGGTACGGCGGGAAAATATGGAACGGCTACGACGCGCGAACAACTGTGGGTGGCCTCGACAAGGCCAGTGTCGCACCTATCGGCGAGCGAGGAGTGGTCGGGCGCGGCGTATTACTGGATATGGCACGGCATCGTGGCAAGCGTATGCTGGATAAAGGTGAGACATTCACTCACATGGATCTTATGGCGTGCGCAGAGGCTCAGGGCCATACGATCGAGCCCCACGATATCCTGATTATCAGGACTAACTTCCTTCAAGCTTTCTATGAGCAGGGCGAGGCGTTTTACGACGGATTCTGCGAGCCAGGCCTTACATATTCGGAGGAGCTTGTTCGATGGTTCCATGACAAGGAAATTCCAAACCTTGTCACCGATACCATCGCCAATGAGGTCACGACAGACCCAGTATCAGGTGTGGCTCTGCCACTACACTGCGCTTTGATGCGTAATCTTGGTATCGCCTTTACGGAGATCTGCGACCTGGAAAAACTAGCCGAAAGTTGCGCTAAAGACAGGCAGTATACTTTCCTTTATGTGGCCGCCCCGCTAAAAGTACATCGCGCTGCCGGATCACCGGTCAATCCGGTAGTGATCAAATAG
- a CDS encoding OprD family porin gives MLAPVVGTYVLGLALAASAFPAVAEGFLENAKANLTSRNFYINRNFTNPAYPQSKAEEWTQSFILDAKSGFTQGTVGFGVDVLGLYALKLDGGRGTANTQLLPVHDNGRPADDFGRLGVALKARLAKTELKVGEWMPVLPILRSDDGRALPQTFRGGQVTSQDIDGLTLYGGQFRGNSPRNDASMDDMSMTGRGGVTSDRFNFAGGEYSFNSKQTMIGLWNAELKDIYNQQFINLVHSQTVGSWVLGANLGYFIGKESGSERAGELDNKTASAMFSAKYGSSTFYLGLQKISGDNAWMRVNGTSGGTLANDSYNSSYDNAKERSWQLRHDFNFVGVGIPGLTLMNRYISGEDVHTATVSDGKEWGRESELAYVIQSGSLKNLSLKWRNSTLRRDYSSLEFDENRLIINYPFSAL, from the coding sequence ATGTTGGCACCTGTCGTCGGTACCTATGTCTTAGGGCTGGCGCTGGCCGCGTCTGCCTTTCCGGCCGTTGCCGAGGGCTTTCTCGAAAACGCCAAGGCGAACCTTACCTCGCGCAACTTCTACATCAACCGCAACTTTACCAACCCGGCTTACCCGCAGAGCAAGGCCGAGGAGTGGACTCAGAGTTTTATCCTCGACGCCAAGTCCGGCTTCACTCAGGGCACCGTGGGTTTTGGTGTGGACGTGCTGGGGCTGTATGCGCTCAAACTCGATGGTGGTCGCGGTACCGCCAACACCCAGTTGCTGCCAGTGCATGACAATGGCCGTCCAGCCGATGATTTCGGGCGACTGGGCGTGGCGTTGAAGGCTCGGCTGGCAAAAACTGAGCTGAAGGTCGGCGAATGGATGCCGGTACTGCCGATCCTGCGTTCCGATGACGGCCGCGCCCTGCCGCAAACCTTCCGCGGGGGCCAGGTGACTTCCCAGGATATCGACGGTTTGACCCTGTACGGTGGGCAGTTCCGCGGCAACAGTCCACGCAACGACGCGAGCATGGACGATATGTCGATGACCGGGAGGGGCGGGGTTACCTCCGATCGCTTCAACTTTGCCGGGGGCGAGTACAGCTTCAACAGCAAGCAAACCATGATTGGCCTGTGGAATGCCGAGCTCAAGGACATCTACAACCAGCAGTTCATCAACCTGGTGCACAGCCAAACAGTGGGTAGCTGGGTATTGGGCGCCAATCTTGGCTACTTCATCGGCAAGGAGAGCGGCAGCGAGCGGGCAGGGGAGCTGGACAACAAAACCGCCTCCGCCATGTTCTCGGCCAAGTATGGCAGCAGCACCTTTTACCTGGGCTTGCAGAAAATCAGCGGCGACAACGCCTGGATGCGGGTCAATGGCACCAGCGGCGGCACCCTGGCCAACGACAGCTACAACTCCAGTTATGACAATGCCAAGGAGCGGTCCTGGCAGTTGCGTCACGACTTCAACTTCGTTGGTGTGGGCATTCCCGGGTTGACCCTGATGAACCGCTACATCAGCGGTGAAGACGTACACACCGCGACTGTGAGTGACGGCAAGGAGTGGGGCCGGGAGAGTGAGTTGGCCTATGTGATCCAGAGTGGCAGCCTGAAAAACCTGTCGCTGAAATGGCGCAACAGCACCCTGCGTCGCGATTACAGCAGCCTGGAGTTCGACGAGAACCGTCTGATTATCAACTACCCCTTCTCGGCGCTTTAA
- a CDS encoding iron-containing alcohol dehydrogenase has protein sequence MNYEFRSVPRIVCEAGALHSVGKVFKDLGAQRVMLVCDPGIVSLGFAVKAQASLEVAGCAVTVFDQVVPDPSSAVVKEAAEQARQFKADGVLGLGGGSSLDAAKLVALLINSEQPLEELYGTDKALGQRVPLVLVPTTAGTGSEVTWVSVITDEQQRKQAVYSSQLMPDVAVLDPQLTLGLPARVTAATGLDAMVHAVEAYTSRTRKNPIADGLATTALGLLSANLRKVLANGQDVVARTAMLQGSLMAGMAFVNASVAAIHGLAYPLGARFHIPHGHANALVMAPVLRFNLSAAQSQYAELATYLLPGRHFEHEAEAAEAFVQAIEVLVADSGLETRLSKLGVDEPALTEMANSVVVNLRRLIDSNPRDMTEQDVEALYRSIF, from the coding sequence ATGAATTATGAATTCAGAAGCGTGCCGCGCATAGTCTGCGAAGCGGGCGCGTTGCACAGCGTGGGCAAGGTGTTCAAGGATCTCGGTGCGCAACGGGTGATGCTGGTGTGCGATCCTGGCATTGTCAGCCTGGGTTTTGCAGTTAAGGCCCAGGCCTCGCTTGAGGTGGCTGGCTGCGCAGTCACAGTGTTCGACCAAGTGGTTCCCGACCCTTCGTCCGCCGTGGTCAAAGAGGCCGCCGAGCAGGCCCGACAATTCAAGGCCGATGGCGTGCTGGGCCTCGGCGGCGGCAGTTCCTTGGACGCCGCCAAACTAGTGGCGTTGCTGATCAACAGCGAACAGCCTTTGGAGGAGTTGTATGGAACCGACAAAGCCCTGGGGCAGCGGGTGCCGCTGGTGTTGGTGCCGACCACGGCAGGCACCGGCTCTGAAGTGACTTGGGTCTCCGTCATCACTGACGAGCAACAGCGCAAGCAAGCGGTGTATTCGTCGCAACTGATGCCGGACGTGGCGGTGCTCGACCCGCAACTGACACTCGGACTGCCGGCCAGGGTCACCGCCGCCACCGGTTTGGATGCCATGGTGCATGCAGTCGAGGCCTACACCAGTCGCACACGCAAGAACCCGATTGCCGATGGCTTGGCCACCACCGCCTTGGGATTGCTGAGCGCCAACCTGCGCAAAGTATTGGCCAACGGTCAGGACGTGGTGGCGCGTACGGCGATGCTGCAAGGCTCGCTGATGGCGGGCATGGCCTTCGTCAACGCCTCGGTGGCGGCGATTCATGGGTTGGCCTATCCGCTAGGGGCACGCTTTCACATTCCCCACGGCCACGCCAATGCCCTGGTGATGGCGCCGGTACTGCGTTTCAACCTAAGCGCGGCGCAAAGCCAATATGCGGAGCTCGCGACGTACCTGTTGCCGGGCCGCCATTTCGAGCACGAAGCCGAGGCCGCCGAAGCCTTTGTTCAGGCAATTGAAGTGCTGGTGGCCGACAGTGGCCTGGAAACCCGGCTGTCGAAACTGGGAGTGGACGAACCCGCCCTCACCGAAATGGCCAACTCGGTGGTGGTGAACCTGCGTCGCCTGATCGACAGCAATCCCAGGGACATGACCGAGCAGGACGTAGAAGCCCTCTACCGCAGCATCTTCTAA